Below is a window of Atribacterota bacterium DNA.
GCTCCAGCACCCTCGCCCAAAGCCACCACCTGGCCATAGAACTCATGTCCAGGAACAACCGGGGTTTTCACATAAGAAGGATGGCCATCTCCTCCCCAAATACGAGGAGCGCCATGGAAAGTCTTGAGGTCCCCAGCACAAATGCCACATCCACCCACCCGAATTAGTACTTCATAAGGACCAACCTCGGGAACATCCACTTCCTCAAAGCGAAAATCTCCTGGAGCGTGGTTGACCACTGCTTTCATCCTTTTGGGGAGATTCGCCACTTTTTCTACCGCCATAGAAACACCTCCAGAGTCATTTTTCCCATTGTATCACCTTTCACCCCAAAAGGGGTATAATACTGGAAGGTGAAAGAATGACAACCCATTTTGTGGGAACCTGTTCCTGGACCGATAAAACCCTTCTTACCGAGGGGAACTTTTATCCTCCTACGATCAAGAATGCTGCAGAACGACTCCAATTCTATGCATCCCACTTTAACACTGTAGAAGTTGACTCGAGTTTCTATGCTTTTCCATCGGAACACAACGCCCGCCTCTGGGTCGAACGTACCCCATCCCACTTCCTCTTCAACCTGAAAGCCTTTTCCCTGTTCACCTTTCATCACACCACCACCCGAAATATCCCCTCCTTTCTCCTTCCCGAACTCCCCCAAAACGCTCAGGAGGAAAACTCACTCAACGCCAGAACCATTCCCCGAGAATTCCTCGCCTTGATTCTACAAGCCTTTCTGAAATCGACTTTGCCCCTCAAAGAATCTCAGAAACTCGGATACATCCTCTTCCAGTTTCCTCCTTGGTTTCAGGAAGGAAAGGACACCAGAGCGTACTTAGAATGGTTACGCGAACAGAGTGAGGGGTTTTCCATAGCCATTGAATTTCGTCATCGAAGCTGGCTGGAAACTCCTATGCGAGAAAAAACTTTTACTCTGTTACAGAAGCTCCGTTTTGCTTACGTATGCGTTGATGAACCGCAACTTTCCTGGACAGTGCCGCCGGTTGTGGCCCGCACGGCTAATCAGATGGTAATCCGATTCCACGGACGGAATACCATTGCCTGGCAAGACCACCATGCCTCTATCTGGGAGAAATTTAATTACCTCTACCAGGAAAAAGAACTCAAACAGTGGCTTCGGGTCCTCCAAAAACCATCACAGGAAGCCGAAACCGTTTTTCTCATGTTCAATAACTGTTTCCGGGACTA
It encodes the following:
- a CDS encoding DUF72 domain-containing protein, giving the protein MTTHFVGTCSWTDKTLLTEGNFYPPTIKNAAERLQFYASHFNTVEVDSSFYAFPSEHNARLWVERTPSHFLFNLKAFSLFTFHHTTTRNIPSFLLPELPQNAQEENSLNARTIPREFLALILQAFLKSTLPLKESQKLGYILFQFPPWFQEGKDTRAYLEWLREQSEGFSIAIEFRHRSWLETPMREKTFTLLQKLRFAYVCVDEPQLSWTVPPVVARTANQMVIRFHGRNTIAWQDHHASIWEKFNYLYQEKELKQWLRVLQKPSQEAETVFLMFNNCFRDYAIRNAKMMQALLFAPDHPG